In one Brassica oleracea var. oleracea cultivar TO1000 chromosome C9, BOL, whole genome shotgun sequence genomic region, the following are encoded:
- the LOC106313755 gene encoding glutaredoxin-C3: protein MTMVGQRPRRVEVTAVPILLILVVVLSDLSISVGAEKSVSAFVQNAILSNKIVIFSKSYCPYCLRSKRIFRELKEQPFVVELDLREDGDQIQYELLEFVGRRTVPQVFVNGKHIGGSDDLADAVENGQLQKLLAAS from the exons ATGACGATGGTTGGGCAACGTCCTCGCCGTGTTGAAGTCACGGCGGTTCCTATACTCCTAATACTAGTGGTGGTTCTCAGCGATCTGTCAATCTCCGTGGGAGCTGAGAAGTCGGTGTCGGCATTCGTGCAGAACGCCATTTTGTCCAACAAGATTGTCATCTTCTCCAAGTCCTACTGCCC GTATTGCTTGCGCTCGAAACGCATTTTCAGAGAACTTAAGGAACAGCCTTTTGTCGTGGAGCTTGATCTCAGAG AGGACGGAGATCAAATACAGTACGAGCTTCTGGAATTTGTTGGTCGCCGTACCGTCCCCCAAGTTTTTGTTAACGGCAAGCATATTGGTGGCTCTGATG ATCTCGCAGATGCTGTGGAGAATGGTCAGTTGCAAAAGCTTCTTGCTGCTAGTTAG
- the LOC106313754 gene encoding folate transporter 1, chloroplastic-like isoform X2 — protein MVAHWQWENATAGAVAGFTTVAAMHPLDVVRTRFQVNEGRGLSTSLPTDKNTAHALFTITRIEGLRGLYAGFFPAVIGSTLSWSLYFFFYGRAKQRYARGSRDDDEKLSPALHLASAAEAGALVCLCTNPIWLVKTRLQLQTPLHQTRPYSGLLDAFRTIMKEEGPRALYKGIVPALVLVSHGAIQFTAYEELRKVIVDFKERRRKSESTADNLLNSADYAALGGSSKVAAVLLTYPFQVIRARLQQRPSTNGMPRYIDSLHVIRETARFEGLRGFYKGLTANLLKNVPASYITFIVYENVLKLLKQQPPTK, from the exons ATGGTGGCGCATTGGCAGTGGGAAAACGCCACCGCCGGCGCCGTCGCGGGATTCACCACCGTCGCTGCGATGCACCCACTTGATGTTGTTCGTACGAGATTCCAAG TGAATGAGGGAAGAGGATTAAGTACTAGTCTCCCGACGGACAAGAACACAGCTCACGCTCTCTTCACCATTACCCGTATCGAG GGATTGAGAGGACTTTATGCAGGTTTCTTCCCTGCTGTCATCGGTTCTACTCTTTCCTGGAGCTTATACTTCTTCTT TTATGGAAGAGCCAAACAGAGATACGCTAGAGGCAGCAGGGACGACGATGAGAAACTCAGCCCTGCTCTTCACCTTGCTTCTGCCGCTGAAGCTGGAGCCTTG GTCTGTTTATGCACAAATCCTATTTGGCTTGTCAAAACAAGACTACAGCTTCAGACACCTCTTCATCAAACCCGACCTTACTCTGGCCTATTAG ATGCCTTTAGAACCATAATGAAAGAGGAAGGACCCAGGGCGCTCTACAAGGGTATTGTCCCTGCTCTTGTACTG GTTTCTCATGGTGCTATTCAGTTCACAGCGTATGAAGAACTCCGTAAAGTCATTGTGGATTTCAAAGAAAGGAGAAGAAAATCTGAATCCACAGCTGATAATTTATTG AACTCGGCAGATTATGCTGCACTTGGAGGCTCCTCCAAAGTCGCTGCAGTTCTTCTTACATATCCCTTTCAGGTTATTCGAGCAAGATTACAG CAACGACCTAGTACCAACGGAATGCCAAGATATATAGACAGCTTACATGTCATAAGAGAAACCGCGAG ATTCGAGGGTCTCAGAGGTTTCTACAAGGGTTTAACTGCTAATCTTTTGAAAAATGTGCCTGCTTCTTACATCACATTCATTGTGTATGAAAACGTTCTGAAGTTGCTAAAACAACAACCTCCAACGAAATAA
- the LOC106313754 gene encoding folate transporter 1, chloroplastic-like isoform X1 codes for MVAHWQWENATAGAVAGFTTVAAMHPLDVVRTRFQVNEGRGLSTSLPTDKNTAHALFTITRIEGLRGLYAGFFPAVIGSTLSWSLYFFFYGRAKQRYARGSRDDDEKLSPALHLASAAEAGALVCLCTNPIWLVKTRLQLQTPLHQTRPYSGLLDAFRTIMKEEGPRALYKGIVPALVLQVSHGAIQFTAYEELRKVIVDFKERRRKSESTADNLLNSADYAALGGSSKVAAVLLTYPFQVIRARLQQRPSTNGMPRYIDSLHVIRETARFEGLRGFYKGLTANLLKNVPASYITFIVYENVLKLLKQQPPTK; via the exons ATGGTGGCGCATTGGCAGTGGGAAAACGCCACCGCCGGCGCCGTCGCGGGATTCACCACCGTCGCTGCGATGCACCCACTTGATGTTGTTCGTACGAGATTCCAAG TGAATGAGGGAAGAGGATTAAGTACTAGTCTCCCGACGGACAAGAACACAGCTCACGCTCTCTTCACCATTACCCGTATCGAG GGATTGAGAGGACTTTATGCAGGTTTCTTCCCTGCTGTCATCGGTTCTACTCTTTCCTGGAGCTTATACTTCTTCTT TTATGGAAGAGCCAAACAGAGATACGCTAGAGGCAGCAGGGACGACGATGAGAAACTCAGCCCTGCTCTTCACCTTGCTTCTGCCGCTGAAGCTGGAGCCTTG GTCTGTTTATGCACAAATCCTATTTGGCTTGTCAAAACAAGACTACAGCTTCAGACACCTCTTCATCAAACCCGACCTTACTCTGGCCTATTAG ATGCCTTTAGAACCATAATGAAAGAGGAAGGACCCAGGGCGCTCTACAAGGGTATTGTCCCTGCTCTTGTACTG CAGGTTTCTCATGGTGCTATTCAGTTCACAGCGTATGAAGAACTCCGTAAAGTCATTGTGGATTTCAAAGAAAGGAGAAGAAAATCTGAATCCACAGCTGATAATTTATTG AACTCGGCAGATTATGCTGCACTTGGAGGCTCCTCCAAAGTCGCTGCAGTTCTTCTTACATATCCCTTTCAGGTTATTCGAGCAAGATTACAG CAACGACCTAGTACCAACGGAATGCCAAGATATATAGACAGCTTACATGTCATAAGAGAAACCGCGAG ATTCGAGGGTCTCAGAGGTTTCTACAAGGGTTTAACTGCTAATCTTTTGAAAAATGTGCCTGCTTCTTACATCACATTCATTGTGTATGAAAACGTTCTGAAGTTGCTAAAACAACAACCTCCAACGAAATAA